The Anopheles coluzzii chromosome 2, AcolN3, whole genome shotgun sequence genome window below encodes:
- the LOC120947356 gene encoding programmed cell death protein 2-like — translation MAKKQTLVLLGFEDEPIAEKDRPYLSYTTNKIGGHADWPAGPIDVQPCLFCGQLRPLIVQIYAPLDDSQFHRTLYVFACLNAPCSTQSQAWTCVRIQSLEKGSPGADGGVTELRSGKVASKDTTISWCSGADDWDEEEEEGGQEGMAVRESFGTATFMRVDTSSVAAAEQLLNEENGNVIQYEKVSDEDDESNSMEAEPIPGFENLRVDETNANARGDGRASGATGGGELIDNLYTTRASAEIEGLEAEVVVVDTPVSPKRDLVALLKQPQVVPRSIADVTLRGLYISVDEERYVAPLASDHVRELLAEYQRHEDGITAPLESPLDNVASGTKQPPKANHDQELYEKGIPMHGDLMFHSFLSKLQENPGQLLRYSRNALPLLIAPIKEIAMPPHCQYCKSEMICEVQLLPTLIERLRFEVNGERAPIDYGNVLVWTCGKSCWDTPDRMRQELVLVQNEQ, via the exons ATGGCCAAGAAACAAACGCTAGTCCTGTTGGGCTTCGAGGACGAGCCAATCGCGGAGAAGGATCGACCGTATCTGTCCTACACGACGAACAAAATCGGTGGCCATGCG GACTGGCCGGCTGGTCCGATCGACGTGCAGCCGTGCCTTTTCTGCGGCCAGCTGAGACCGCTGATCGTGCAAATCTACGCCCCGCTGGATGATTCCCAGTTTCACCGTACGCTGTACGTTTTTGCCTGTCTGAATGCGCCCTGCTCGACCCAGTCCCAGGCGTGGACGTGCGTCCGGATACAGTCGCTGGAGAAGGGCTCTCCCGGTGCGGACGGTGGCGTGACGGAGCTGCGATCGGGCAAGGTAGCATCGAAAGATACCACCATATCGTGGTGCAGCGGGGCAGACGATtgggacgaggaggaggaggagggcggGCAGGAGGGAATGGCAGTGCGCGAGAGCTTCGGCACGGCCACCTTTATGCGCGTGGACACGAGCAGCGTTGCAGCAGCGGAACAGCTGCTGAACGAGGAGAACGGCAATGTGATTCAGTACGAGAAGGTGtcggacgaggacgacgagagCAACTCGATGGAGGCGGAACCGATCCCGGGGTTCGAAAACTTGCGTGTCGACGAGACGAATGCGAATGCGCGCGGCGACGGTAGAGCGTCCGGGGCGACCGGTGGCGGAGAGCTGATCGATAATCTGTACACAACGCGCGCGTCCGCCGAAATCGAAGGCCTGGAGGCGGAAGTGGTCGTCGTCGATACGCCCGTCTCGCCGAAGCGTGATTTAGTGGCACTGCTGAAGCAGCCGCAGGTTGTGCCACGGAGCATTGCGGACGTTACGCTGCGCGGGTTGTACATTAGCGTGGACGAGGAGCGATACGTAGCGCCGCTCGCGTCCGATCACGTACGGGAGCTGCTAGCCGAGTACCAGCGGCATGAGGATG GGATAACGGCTCCGTTGGAAAGTCCGCTGGACAATGTGGCCTCGGGTACGAAGCAGCCGCCGAAAGCGAACCACGACCAAGAGCTGTACGAGAAGGGCATCCCGATGCATGGCGACCTGATGTTCCACTCGTTTCTCAGCAAGCTGCAGGAGAATCCGGGCCAGCTGCTGCGCTATTCGCGCAACGCCTTACCGCTGCTGATCGCACCGATCAAGGAGATCGCCATGCCGCCCCACTGTCAGTACTGCAAGAGTGAAATGATCTGCGAGGTGCAGCTGCTCCCGACGCTGATCGAGAGGCTGCGGTTCGAGGTGAACGGCGAGCGGGCACCCATCGACTATGGCAATGTGCTCGTGTGGACGTGTGGCAAAAGCTGCTGGGATACGCCGGACAGGATGCGCCAggagctggtgctggtgcagaACGAGCAGTGA